In the Stigmatella erecta genome, one interval contains:
- a CDS encoding beta-propeller domain-containing protein codes for MTWRWGSVGLALVAVGCGGEGDWERPPNQPVRSEARLESFAGCEELESYIEDTAVLDMRTQLSWQGYWGGGGGGRGPDMGNGAPPPMAPGAGAPEGGEDSAGGGPGSHTGTNNQVAGVDEADFVKNDGTRIFVISGQKLYVHKSWPAASLQALSSLTLEGYPREMFLTDQNQVIVFSGIAVPLEGEGSDSKPGAGAGAPLPSDSMPAPAPGDVSIGLPWYGVNATKVTVVDVTDPTAPHVADELYLPGSYTSARRSNGTVRMLLSEYFRWPEGVRFYPDGNISSEAQFKKELQALMKKNERLIRESTLAQWLPRAWHKAPDGSKAELAYDCQQFFRSNAPTQLGFVTVATLNLEGAGALSLSNTHLLAPPGELYASEDSLYLANNHWWMWPENGQKRYSYLHKFDLRQPGEARYVGSGVVEGSLLNQFSMDEHEGVLRVATTLSTLELNDSTPWGREKLSSRVTTFREQAGLLKEVGRSVDLADEERIYSARFVGPKGYVVTFRQTDPLFTFDLSDPAHPRKVGELKVPGFSTYIHPMGDTHLLTIGQHVPEGPNDPSLPGLKLSLFDVSDMSAPTEAFTLRVASPSAWSDASYDHKAFNFFAEKGLLAIPIVEYSYAPSDYWSGFRSELRVFRVNASTGITPVGTLPMSDLYNANPYNGWTWYWSPAVRRSVMADDYVYAIGDAGVRVAHVDTLQVPLATVLHERATPSP; via the coding sequence ATGACGTGGAGATGGGGAAGCGTGGGACTGGCCCTGGTGGCCGTGGGGTGTGGCGGCGAGGGTGACTGGGAGCGGCCGCCCAACCAACCGGTGCGCAGCGAGGCAAGGCTGGAGAGCTTCGCTGGGTGCGAGGAGCTGGAGTCCTACATCGAGGACACCGCGGTGCTCGACATGCGCACCCAGCTGAGCTGGCAGGGCTACTGGGGGGGCGGAGGGGGAGGACGTGGCCCGGACATGGGCAATGGCGCCCCTCCTCCCATGGCCCCCGGCGCGGGCGCGCCTGAGGGGGGCGAGGACTCCGCGGGGGGGGGCCCGGGCAGCCACACCGGCACCAACAACCAGGTGGCGGGGGTGGACGAAGCGGACTTCGTGAAGAACGACGGGACGCGCATCTTCGTCATCTCCGGCCAGAAGCTGTACGTGCACAAGTCCTGGCCCGCCGCGTCCCTGCAGGCGCTGAGCAGCCTCACACTGGAGGGCTATCCGCGGGAGATGTTCCTCACGGATCAGAACCAGGTCATCGTCTTCTCGGGCATCGCGGTGCCCCTGGAGGGCGAGGGCTCGGACTCCAAGCCAGGCGCGGGCGCGGGCGCCCCGCTGCCGTCGGACAGCATGCCGGCGCCGGCGCCCGGCGATGTGAGCATCGGGCTGCCCTGGTACGGCGTGAACGCGACGAAGGTGACGGTGGTGGACGTGACGGACCCCACCGCCCCCCATGTCGCCGACGAGCTGTACCTGCCGGGCTCCTACACGAGCGCGCGCCGCTCGAACGGCACGGTGCGGATGCTGCTCAGCGAGTACTTCCGGTGGCCCGAGGGCGTGCGCTTCTACCCGGATGGGAACATCTCCAGCGAGGCGCAGTTCAAGAAGGAGCTCCAGGCGCTGATGAAGAAGAACGAGCGCCTCATCCGGGAGAGCACGCTGGCGCAGTGGCTGCCGCGCGCCTGGCACAAGGCCCCGGATGGCTCGAAGGCCGAGCTGGCGTATGACTGCCAGCAGTTCTTCCGCAGCAACGCGCCCACCCAGCTGGGCTTCGTCACCGTGGCCACGCTGAACCTGGAGGGCGCCGGCGCGCTCTCCCTGAGCAACACCCACCTGCTGGCCCCGCCGGGGGAGCTCTACGCCTCCGAGGACTCGCTCTACCTGGCCAACAACCACTGGTGGATGTGGCCTGAGAATGGCCAGAAGCGCTACTCCTACCTGCACAAGTTTGACCTTCGCCAGCCGGGCGAAGCCCGCTATGTGGGCAGCGGCGTGGTGGAGGGCTCGCTGCTCAACCAGTTCAGCATGGACGAGCACGAAGGGGTGCTCCGGGTGGCCACCACCCTGTCCACGCTGGAGCTCAATGACAGCACGCCCTGGGGCCGCGAGAAGCTCTCCAGCCGCGTCACCACCTTCCGCGAGCAGGCGGGGCTGCTCAAGGAAGTGGGCCGCAGCGTGGATCTGGCCGATGAGGAGCGCATCTACAGCGCGCGGTTCGTGGGGCCCAAGGGCTACGTGGTGACATTCCGGCAAACCGATCCGCTCTTCACCTTTGATCTGTCGGACCCCGCCCACCCGCGCAAGGTGGGGGAGCTGAAGGTGCCGGGCTTCTCCACCTATATCCACCCGATGGGAGACACCCACCTGCTCACCATTGGACAGCACGTGCCGGAGGGGCCCAACGATCCGAGCCTCCCGGGGCTGAAGCTCTCCCTGTTCGATGTGTCGGACATGAGCGCGCCCACGGAAGCCTTCACCCTGCGCGTGGCCTCGCCCTCGGCATGGAGCGACGCGTCATACGACCACAAAGCATTCAATTTCTTCGCGGAGAAGGGGCTGCTGGCCATTCCCATCGTGGAATACTCGTACGCTCCGTCTGATTATTGGTCTGGGTTCCGCAGCGAACTGAGGGTGTTCCGGGTGAATGCCTCCACGGGCATCACTCCGGTGGGGACTTTGCCCATGTCAGATTTGTATAACGCGAACCCATATAACGGCTGGACGTGGTACTGGAGTCCGGCCGTGCGTCGCAGCGTGATGGCGGATGACTATGTCTACGCCATTGGCGATGCGGGTGTGCGTGTGGCCCACGTGGATACCCTCCAGGTGCCACTGGCCACCGTTCTGCATGAGAGGGCAACGCCCTCTCCGTAG
- a CDS encoding PAS domain-containing sensor histidine kinase yields the protein MEQPVFTRPLDGTLLPAVPEDGRPFIQALLNAPGWALGFLDRELRLRWANDTLATLVGRPLASQLGRAVGELWPALSGPLMALCARALKGEVISGMALTCTTPEGAALHLRVSLLPAVAGGLQSGLTLLAQDETQRVREQDFLQQSAECMKSLVDISCDGYIIHDGGTLLDVSRGCASLFDSTPEELIGDQLMNWTAPESRPVFAEAVRKGTDTPYEVFGLRRDGRRIPLQVVAREVDYRGQRARLVALWNISGHKAAQEAAARDESFREQLLGVVGHDLSAPLKSLSLGLNSLQQEGKLEDGPARQLTSAARRMDRMLRELLDFIRARMTGTLPLNPAPMSLETAMARAMEEQQKVHPERPLVRAIEGDLRGQWDETRLTQLLEILLSNALQHSPSGNPVELSAKGRQDGVTVAVLDKGPPLLPEEHEALFEPFRKGRKQGREGMGLGLYLSRRIAEAHGGRITVESSLERGTCFKVWLPRQAPVY from the coding sequence ATGGAGCAGCCCGTTTTTACCCGCCCCCTCGATGGGACACTGCTGCCCGCGGTGCCTGAAGACGGACGGCCTTTCATTCAAGCCCTGCTGAATGCCCCAGGTTGGGCGCTTGGCTTCCTGGACCGGGAACTGCGCCTGCGGTGGGCCAACGACACCCTGGCCACCCTGGTGGGCCGGCCGCTGGCGTCCCAGCTGGGCCGCGCGGTGGGCGAGCTGTGGCCGGCGCTGTCCGGGCCCCTGATGGCGCTGTGCGCCCGGGCGCTCAAGGGGGAGGTCATCTCCGGCATGGCGCTGACGTGCACGACGCCCGAGGGCGCGGCGCTGCACCTCCGGGTGAGCCTCCTGCCCGCGGTGGCCGGCGGGCTGCAATCCGGCCTGACGCTGCTGGCGCAGGACGAGACGCAGCGGGTGCGCGAGCAGGACTTCCTGCAGCAGAGCGCCGAGTGCATGAAGTCGCTCGTGGACATCTCCTGCGACGGGTACATCATCCACGATGGGGGCACGCTGCTGGATGTGAGCCGGGGCTGCGCCTCGCTCTTCGACAGCACGCCCGAGGAGCTGATCGGCGACCAGCTGATGAACTGGACCGCGCCGGAGTCCCGCCCCGTGTTCGCCGAGGCGGTGCGCAAGGGCACCGACACGCCCTATGAAGTCTTCGGCCTGCGCCGGGACGGCCGGCGCATCCCGCTCCAGGTGGTGGCCCGGGAGGTGGACTACCGCGGCCAGCGGGCCCGGCTGGTGGCCCTGTGGAACATCAGCGGCCACAAGGCGGCGCAGGAGGCCGCGGCGCGCGACGAGTCCTTCCGCGAGCAGCTCCTGGGCGTGGTGGGCCATGACCTGAGCGCGCCCCTGAAGTCGCTCTCCCTGGGGCTGAACAGCCTCCAGCAGGAGGGCAAGCTGGAGGATGGCCCGGCGCGCCAGCTCACCAGCGCCGCCCGGCGCATGGACCGGATGCTCCGGGAGCTGCTGGACTTCATCCGCGCCCGGATGACGGGCACCCTGCCGCTCAACCCCGCCCCCATGTCCCTGGAGACCGCCATGGCGCGCGCCATGGAGGAGCAGCAGAAGGTCCACCCGGAGCGCCCGCTCGTGCGCGCCATCGAGGGGGACCTCCGGGGCCAGTGGGACGAGACGCGGCTGACCCAGCTGCTGGAAATCCTGCTGTCCAACGCGCTCCAGCACAGCCCGTCGGGCAACCCGGTGGAGCTGAGCGCCAAGGGCCGCCAGGACGGCGTCACCGTGGCGGTGCTCGACAAGGGCCCCCCCCTGCTGCCCGAGGAGCACGAGGCGCTCTTCGAGCCGTTCCGCAAGGGCCGCAAGCAGGGCCGGGAGGGCATGGGCCTGGGGCTCTACCTCTCGCGGCGGATCGCCGAGGCGCACGGGGGGCGCATCACCGTGGAGTCCTCGCTCGAGCGGGGCACGTGCTTCAAGGTCTGGCTGCCCCGCCAGGCCCCCGTGTACTGA
- a CDS encoding esterase family protein codes for MNREYHRWYSERLGRDMELLLYGHSGEPVLLLPTSRGRFYQAEDFGLMGALADRIQAGRYLVVCADSVDEESWFNTGAHPHERVARHAAWESYLLNEVVPLVRSRSTGGRLTLAGCSFGGFHTYNVGLRHPDVFRRLISMGGKFETEDFLDGYQDESVYFHSSMQWLHGLPDGAQRAALQKVEMILAVGEHDFCRPSNENLSTLLWRQDIGNQLAIWGGGTHDWPVWRQMIQQYLPA; via the coding sequence ATGAACCGCGAATACCACCGCTGGTACAGCGAGCGTCTGGGCCGGGACATGGAGCTGCTGCTCTACGGGCACTCGGGAGAGCCCGTGCTGCTGCTACCCACCAGCCGGGGCCGCTTCTACCAGGCCGAGGACTTCGGGCTGATGGGCGCCCTCGCGGACCGCATCCAGGCGGGCCGCTACCTCGTGGTGTGCGCGGACTCGGTGGACGAGGAGAGCTGGTTCAACACCGGCGCCCACCCGCATGAGCGCGTGGCCCGCCACGCCGCGTGGGAGTCCTACCTGCTCAACGAGGTGGTGCCCCTGGTGCGCAGCCGCAGCACGGGCGGGCGGCTGACGCTGGCCGGGTGCAGCTTCGGCGGCTTCCACACCTACAACGTGGGGCTGCGCCACCCGGACGTGTTCCGGCGGCTGATCTCCATGGGCGGCAAGTTCGAGACGGAGGACTTCCTCGACGGCTACCAGGACGAGAGCGTGTACTTCCATTCGAGCATGCAGTGGCTCCATGGGCTCCCGGATGGCGCCCAGCGCGCCGCGCTCCAGAAGGTGGAGATGATCCTCGCGGTGGGCGAGCACGACTTCTGCCGCCCCTCCAACGAGAACCTCTCCACCCTCCTGTGGCGCCAGGACATCGGCAACCAGCTGGCCATCTGGGGCGGCGGCACCCACGACTGGCCCGTCTGGCGCCAGATGATCCAGCAGTACCTGCCCGCGTAG
- a CDS encoding AAA family ATPase has product MSSSPPPFEMAAASLREALAGAGQGLVEREAMVELVALSAVAGEHLLVIGPPGTAKSEAVRRTARALGGSYFEYLLGRFTEPSEIFGPVDLRKLRDGLVETETAGMLPEAEVAFLDEVFLGSTAILNTLLGVLNERVFRRGHTRKPCPLRVCVGASNALPEEESLAAFADRFLARIFVEPVPDPRLEELLAGGASLWRETEARGASLEALDVLAQVAREADLAPVRPLLAQALRTLRSAGIGLSDRRAVKAQRLIAAAAALAGRRTPGPADLWPLFYVVPTKEGQELAREVLRELLAATENPALAAAALEASAGPLARAQRIAREGRLLLSAPPAEGTGGERPAWRLKLEGVAREMDAGFAPEALPPELRALRDELRAVLEREAPARA; this is encoded by the coding sequence ATGTCCTCTTCGCCTCCCCCCTTCGAGATGGCCGCTGCTTCCCTCCGCGAGGCCCTGGCGGGCGCGGGGCAGGGGCTGGTGGAGCGCGAGGCCATGGTGGAGCTGGTGGCCCTGTCGGCCGTGGCCGGCGAGCACCTGCTCGTCATCGGCCCCCCGGGCACCGCCAAGAGCGAGGCGGTGCGCCGCACCGCGCGGGCCCTGGGCGGCAGCTACTTCGAGTACCTGCTTGGCCGTTTCACCGAGCCCTCGGAAATCTTCGGGCCGGTGGACCTGCGCAAGCTGCGGGACGGGCTGGTGGAGACGGAGACGGCCGGCATGCTGCCGGAGGCGGAGGTGGCCTTCCTGGACGAGGTGTTCCTGGGCTCCACCGCCATCCTCAACACGCTGCTGGGGGTGCTCAACGAGCGGGTGTTCCGGCGGGGCCACACGCGCAAGCCGTGTCCCCTGCGGGTGTGCGTGGGCGCCTCCAACGCGCTGCCCGAGGAGGAGTCGCTGGCGGCCTTCGCGGACCGCTTCCTGGCGCGCATCTTCGTGGAGCCGGTGCCCGACCCCCGGCTGGAGGAGCTGCTGGCCGGGGGGGCCTCGCTGTGGCGGGAGACGGAGGCGCGCGGGGCCTCGCTGGAGGCGCTGGATGTGCTGGCGCAAGTGGCCCGGGAGGCGGATCTCGCGCCGGTGCGCCCCCTCCTGGCGCAGGCGCTGCGCACGCTGCGGAGCGCGGGCATTGGCCTGTCGGACCGGCGGGCCGTGAAGGCGCAGCGGCTCATCGCCGCGGCGGCGGCGCTGGCGGGCCGGCGCACCCCGGGCCCGGCGGACCTTTGGCCGCTCTTCTACGTGGTGCCCACGAAGGAGGGCCAGGAGCTGGCGCGCGAGGTGCTGCGCGAGCTGCTCGCCGCGACGGAGAACCCGGCGCTCGCGGCGGCGGCGCTGGAGGCGAGCGCAGGGCCGCTGGCCCGGGCACAGCGCATCGCCCGCGAGGGGCGCCTGCTGCTGTCGGCCCCCCCCGCGGAGGGCACCGGGGGCGAGCGGCCCGCGTGGCGGCTCAAGCTGGAGGGCGTCGCCCGTGAGATGGATGCGGGCTTTGCCCCCGAGGCCCTGCCCCCGGAGCTGCGGGCGCTGCGGGACGAGCTGCGCGCGGTGCTGGAGCGCGAGGCTCCGGCGAGGGCCTGA
- a CDS encoding Hsp70 family protein, whose protein sequence is MQEPVIGIDLGTTNSAVATVERGRARLIPSRVGGRLTPSIVGLTREGARAVGLAAQRLAEVQPDAVVWATKRFLGRRCTPELVQLSRLLVPFALLPGPTGDVRVRLAGRALPVTQVAAMVLGELKLDAEADLGRPVRRCVITVPAHYDDNQRSATREAAAIAGLEVMRLVNEPTAAALAYGLASGFEGNALVFDLGGGTFDVSILEVKDGVFEVKATGGDSALGGEDFDQRIVQWLLAQVEDSFRETVGKDVASMRKLKVAAEAAKRELSEFEEAFISVGELGDHTALGSPRWTQVETVLTRRFFETLSEPLSRRCLEVCEAVMREAKMSPRSVDAVLLVGGMTRVPLVRRLVQDFFGRVPTTDVHPDEAVALGAAVQAHELATQSGAALLLDVAGQSLGVGVLGGRVKRLIAKNTNVPVVTRDIFLPGRSGQAEARIPIYQGEGEFQDENHKLGEVVLRNLQVGYRSDIQLEVTFTLSSEGLLSVRAVDLSSGRVEQVRLEARNSLPVAEAQTLSREQARYASVQAQQDGRRAEELLRRLMERGEKLSRILQRTAQESPGAEARFAVGTMRSLLDNGRAALQAGNIEQCAHIARQLTTVLTGRPA, encoded by the coding sequence ATGCAAGAGCCTGTCATCGGGATTGACCTGGGGACCACCAACAGCGCCGTGGCCACGGTGGAGCGAGGCCGGGCGCGCCTCATTCCCTCCCGGGTGGGGGGGCGGCTGACGCCCTCCATCGTGGGGCTGACGCGGGAAGGGGCGCGCGCGGTGGGGCTCGCCGCGCAGCGGCTGGCGGAAGTCCAACCGGACGCGGTGGTGTGGGCCACCAAGCGCTTCCTGGGGCGGCGCTGCACGCCGGAACTGGTGCAGCTCTCGCGGCTGCTGGTGCCCTTTGCGCTGCTGCCCGGGCCCACGGGGGATGTGCGGGTGCGCCTGGCGGGCCGGGCGCTGCCCGTCACCCAGGTGGCCGCCATGGTGCTGGGCGAGCTGAAGCTGGACGCGGAGGCGGACCTGGGCAGGCCGGTGCGCCGCTGCGTCATCACCGTGCCTGCCCACTATGACGACAACCAGCGCTCGGCCACGCGCGAGGCGGCCGCCATCGCGGGGCTGGAAGTCATGCGGCTGGTCAACGAGCCCACGGCGGCGGCGCTCGCCTACGGGCTGGCGAGCGGCTTCGAGGGCAACGCGCTGGTGTTCGATCTCGGGGGCGGCACCTTCGACGTGTCCATCCTGGAGGTGAAGGACGGCGTCTTCGAGGTGAAGGCCACCGGGGGGGACTCCGCGCTGGGGGGCGAGGACTTCGATCAGCGCATCGTCCAGTGGCTGCTCGCGCAGGTGGAGGACTCCTTCCGGGAGACGGTGGGCAAGGACGTGGCCTCGATGCGCAAGCTGAAGGTGGCGGCGGAGGCGGCCAAGCGCGAGCTGAGCGAGTTCGAGGAGGCCTTCATCTCCGTGGGCGAGCTGGGGGACCACACCGCGCTGGGCTCGCCGCGGTGGACCCAGGTGGAGACGGTGCTCACGCGCCGCTTCTTCGAGACGCTGTCCGAGCCGCTGTCGCGCCGCTGCCTGGAGGTGTGCGAGGCGGTGATGCGCGAGGCGAAGATGAGCCCCCGCTCGGTGGACGCGGTGCTGCTGGTGGGCGGCATGACGCGGGTGCCGCTGGTGCGGCGGCTGGTGCAGGACTTCTTCGGCCGGGTGCCCACCACGGACGTCCACCCGGACGAGGCCGTGGCGCTGGGGGCCGCGGTGCAGGCCCACGAGCTGGCCACCCAGTCCGGCGCGGCGCTGCTCCTGGACGTGGCGGGGCAGTCGCTGGGCGTCGGCGTGCTGGGCGGGCGCGTCAAGCGCCTCATCGCCAAGAACACGAACGTGCCGGTGGTGACGCGCGACATCTTCCTGCCCGGGCGCTCGGGCCAGGCCGAGGCGCGCATCCCCATCTACCAGGGCGAGGGCGAGTTCCAGGACGAGAACCACAAGCTGGGCGAGGTGGTGCTGCGCAACCTCCAGGTGGGCTACCGCTCGGACATCCAACTGGAAGTCACCTTCACGCTCTCCAGCGAAGGCCTGCTCTCGGTGCGCGCGGTGGACCTGTCGAGCGGCCGGGTGGAGCAGGTGCGGCTGGAGGCGCGCAACAGCCTGCCGGTGGCGGAGGCGCAGACGCTCTCGCGCGAGCAGGCGCGCTACGCCAGCGTCCAGGCCCAGCAGGACGGGCGCCGGGCGGAGGAGCTGCTGCGGCGGCTGATGGAGCGGGGCGAGAAGCTCTCGCGCATCCTCCAGCGCACCGCCCAGGAGAGCCCGGGCGCCGAGGCCCGCTTCGCTGTGGGCACCATGCGCAGCCTGCTGGACAACGGCCGCGCCGCGCTCCAGGCCGGCAACATCGAACAGTGTGCCCATATCGCACGTCAGCTCACCACGGTGCTCACGGGCCGTCCGGCCTGA
- a CDS encoding TIGR02266 family protein, whose amino-acid sequence MGLLFSRDEIFVVDDCRVTRAMVCDHLSRLGCEPVPLESGAACMEALAQRVPALVLMDLRMEGMQGDEACRQVKAHPAARGVPVVMLTGASAPHEVMLCSRAGADDFLPKPVDLEALTAKVLAVRAAREHARQGPPAGFGVLLAEGSRSLGAFLGGALQHEGFHLLCTSHPKEALAQAAAHEARVDSLVVDVSRSFTSDDGLALAARLRDLCPRKPLVLVSSVEEPAEVHARAQELSGGPLLERRHLTPGVLVSRVLERICPGLSSVRAAERVPLFSVVEFSARSGSTLTGFSSDASPEGLFVRTLTPARAGTRLSLRVMLAGQRTPSQVEALVAWSNPLRRGSAFQSPAGMGLRLERVDTHMAMQLQRFVPRAHGFSLAAPRRPSTF is encoded by the coding sequence ATGGGATTGCTCTTCTCTCGGGACGAGATCTTCGTTGTCGATGACTGCCGGGTGACACGTGCGATGGTGTGCGACCACCTGTCCCGTCTGGGCTGCGAGCCGGTGCCGCTGGAGAGTGGGGCGGCCTGCATGGAGGCGCTGGCGCAGCGGGTGCCCGCGCTGGTGCTGATGGACCTGCGCATGGAGGGGATGCAGGGGGACGAGGCGTGCCGCCAGGTGAAGGCCCACCCCGCGGCGCGCGGCGTGCCCGTCGTCATGCTCACGGGCGCCAGCGCGCCGCACGAGGTGATGCTCTGCTCGCGCGCGGGCGCGGATGACTTCCTGCCCAAGCCCGTGGACCTCGAGGCGCTGACGGCCAAGGTGCTGGCGGTGCGCGCGGCGCGCGAGCACGCCCGGCAGGGCCCCCCCGCGGGCTTCGGCGTGCTGCTGGCCGAGGGCAGCCGCTCGCTGGGCGCGTTCCTGGGCGGGGCGCTGCAGCACGAGGGCTTCCACCTGCTGTGCACGAGCCACCCGAAGGAGGCGCTCGCGCAGGCCGCGGCGCACGAGGCCCGGGTGGACAGCCTCGTCGTCGACGTGTCGCGCAGCTTCACCTCCGACGATGGGCTGGCGCTGGCGGCCCGGCTCCGGGACCTCTGCCCGCGCAAGCCCCTGGTGCTGGTCTCCAGCGTGGAGGAGCCCGCGGAGGTGCACGCCCGGGCCCAGGAACTGTCCGGCGGGCCGCTGCTGGAGCGGCGGCACCTGACGCCCGGGGTGCTGGTGTCCCGGGTGCTGGAGCGCATCTGCCCGGGGCTCTCCTCGGTGCGCGCCGCCGAGCGCGTGCCCCTGTTCTCCGTGGTGGAGTTCTCCGCGCGCAGCGGCTCCACGCTCACGGGCTTCAGCTCGGATGCCAGCCCCGAGGGGCTCTTCGTGCGCACCCTCACCCCGGCCCGGGCCGGCACGCGGCTGTCGCTTCGGGTGATGCTCGCGGGCCAGCGCACCCCCTCCCAGGTGGAGGCCCTCGTCGCCTGGTCCAACCCGCTGCGGCGCGGCTCGGCGTTCCAGTCCCCCGCGGGCATGGGGCTGCGCCTGGAGCGCGTGGACACGCACATGGCGATGCAGCTGCAGCGCTTCGTGCCCCGGGCTCACGGATTTTCACTCGCGGCTCCCCGGCGGCCCTCAACTTTCTGA
- the atpH gene encoding ATP synthase F1 subunit delta has translation MVNVSIARRYARALLDVTAESQRTDAVATQLDSLVKAFEKSPELSDVLLNPAYSRSQRAQVVESLIQLAGNLDPILANTLRLLVERNRLIYLPDVARVFRELADARAGRVRGQVTSAAPLAPDTLEQLRKTLQQLTQRDVILEQKVDPALLGGVAAQVGSVLYDGSLRTQLEQMRRQLKQQ, from the coding sequence ATGGTGAACGTGTCCATTGCCCGCCGTTACGCCCGCGCGCTTCTCGACGTCACCGCCGAGTCGCAGCGCACCGATGCCGTTGCCACGCAGCTGGATTCCCTCGTGAAGGCCTTCGAGAAGAGCCCCGAGCTGTCGGACGTGCTGCTCAATCCCGCCTACAGCCGCTCCCAGCGCGCCCAGGTGGTGGAGTCGCTGATCCAACTGGCCGGTAACCTGGACCCGATCCTGGCCAACACCCTGCGTCTCCTGGTGGAGCGCAACCGGCTCATCTACCTGCCGGACGTGGCGCGGGTGTTCCGCGAGCTGGCCGACGCGCGGGCCGGCCGGGTGCGGGGCCAGGTCACCAGCGCCGCCCCCCTGGCACCGGACACCCTGGAGCAGCTGCGCAAGACCCTCCAGCAGCTCACCCAGCGCGACGTCATCCTCGAGCAGAAGGTGGACCCGGCCCTGCTGGGCGGCGTGGCCGCGCAGGTGGGCAGCGTCCTCTATGACGGCAGCCTGCGCACCCAGCTGGAGCAGATGCGCCGCCAGCTCAAGCAGCAGTAG
- a CDS encoding MATE family efflux transporter: MNPSVKSRREELRELMRLAVPIAIAQGGQALMGLVDTLVVARAGTSALAAVGLAHNLFFAISSVGIGLMMGFDPLMAQAFGAKNPDRARSLLWQGAWAVLAVGLVLWGLLLTLPSLLPLVGYEEQALEGTRSYLRWRAPALIPLLFFLMFRSYLQSAASVRPLIVATVVANVFNLGVGIVLVFGGGVLPEAFGPLRRIPSMGANGSALATLLSTLLEMGILLGAVRALGRPGVSHDWRPKAADLAQAARVGLPIGLHLAAEVGIFSLAGAMAFRISPESMGAHQIAIAYASLSFTIAMGIGNAGSVRVGWAVGARNTPQARRSGFTAFVGGACFMLLSGLVFAVFPRQMAQLAGAPAEVIPLVVPLLMVSAVFQVFDGVQGVGAGVLRGTGATRFTFVANMVAHYGVGLPLSLWLGFKLGLGVLGIWWGLCAGLICVAFSLVWRFHRLSAGVLRPLEA; encoded by the coding sequence ATGAACCCCTCCGTGAAGTCCCGCCGTGAAGAACTCCGAGAGCTGATGCGGCTCGCCGTGCCCATCGCCATCGCTCAGGGCGGCCAGGCGCTCATGGGCTTGGTGGACACGCTGGTGGTGGCGCGCGCGGGCACCTCGGCCCTGGCCGCCGTGGGCCTGGCCCACAACCTCTTCTTCGCCATCAGCAGCGTGGGCATTGGGCTGATGATGGGGTTTGATCCGTTGATGGCCCAGGCCTTCGGGGCGAAGAACCCGGACCGGGCCCGGTCCCTGCTGTGGCAGGGGGCCTGGGCGGTGCTCGCCGTGGGGCTCGTGCTGTGGGGCCTGTTGCTGACCCTGCCCTCGCTGCTTCCCCTGGTGGGGTACGAGGAGCAGGCGCTGGAAGGCACGCGCTCTTACCTGCGCTGGCGCGCGCCGGCGCTCATCCCGCTGCTCTTCTTCCTCATGTTCCGCTCGTACCTGCAGTCCGCGGCGAGCGTGCGGCCCCTGATTGTCGCCACGGTGGTGGCGAACGTCTTCAACCTGGGGGTGGGCATCGTGCTCGTTTTTGGCGGCGGCGTGTTGCCCGAGGCGTTCGGGCCCCTGCGGCGCATCCCGTCCATGGGGGCCAATGGCTCGGCGCTGGCCACGCTGCTGAGCACCTTGCTGGAGATGGGCATCCTGCTGGGCGCGGTGCGCGCGCTGGGCCGGCCGGGCGTCTCGCATGACTGGCGGCCAAAGGCGGCGGACCTCGCGCAGGCCGCGCGGGTGGGGCTGCCCATCGGGCTGCACCTGGCGGCGGAGGTGGGCATCTTCTCGCTGGCGGGCGCCATGGCCTTCCGGATCAGCCCGGAGAGCATGGGCGCGCACCAGATCGCCATCGCCTACGCGAGCCTCTCCTTCACCATCGCCATGGGCATTGGCAACGCGGGCAGCGTGCGCGTGGGCTGGGCGGTGGGAGCGCGCAACACGCCCCAGGCGCGGCGCAGCGGCTTCACCGCCTTCGTGGGGGGCGCGTGCTTCATGCTGCTGTCCGGGCTGGTGTTCGCCGTGTTCCCCCGGCAGATGGCGCAGCTGGCGGGGGCTCCCGCGGAGGTGATTCCGCTCGTGGTGCCGCTGCTCATGGTGAGCGCCGTCTTCCAGGTGTTCGACGGGGTGCAAGGCGTGGGCGCCGGCGTGCTCCGGGGCACGGGCGCCACGCGCTTCACCTTCGTGGCCAACATGGTGGCGCACTATGGCGTGGGGCTGCCGCTCTCCCTGTGGCTGGGCTTCAAGCTGGGGCTGGGCGTGCTGGGCATCTGGTGGGGGCTGTGCGCGGGCCTCATCTGCGTGGCGTTCTCGCTGGTGTGGCGCTTCCACCGGCTCAGCGCGGGGGTGCTGCGCCCCCTGGAGGCATAA